A part of Longimicrobiaceae bacterium genomic DNA contains:
- a CDS encoding HU family DNA-binding protein, with protein sequence MNKSELIQQLATRADLSRTEAQRAIDALFSVDNGIISTALKSGDKVQITGFGSFETKSREARKGRNPRTGKEIDIAASTNATFRVGKGLKDSFGA encoded by the coding sequence CCACCCGTGCCGACCTCAGCCGGACCGAGGCACAGCGCGCCATCGACGCTCTCTTCTCGGTCGACAACGGGATCATCTCCACGGCGCTGAAGAGCGGGGACAAGGTGCAGATCACCGGGTTCGGCAGCTTCGAGACCAAGAGCCGCGAAGCTCGCAAGGGCCGCAACCCGCGCACCGGCAAGGAGATCGACATCGCCGCGTCGACCAACGCGACGTTCCGCGTGGGCAAGGGCCTGAAGGACAGCTTCGGCGCCTGA